In Drosophila santomea strain STO CAGO 1482 chromosome 2L, Prin_Dsan_1.1, whole genome shotgun sequence, a single window of DNA contains:
- the LOC120458172 gene encoding myb-like protein H isoform X1 gives MEPNDEVVERQKLVNDVETEEEAQSAPKSATPASPAVPNIKIKGISSGETTRSRNSASCSIERTISEKEKDKSQGQGQAATKVTYVNERRPRPQAHGGSGGGGGAGDERFEFKTRPRKLLKDRDELEPTHSSANSLNAITLVSSEWLTPDPTATATSNHNTPKNNNNNNNNDSTKRNNNNQHNNSNQNTPRTQRRQNPTASMPNASVHSDKFDDRPIKHHSFVSEVPDVKHMERALLGLLDDFHSGKLRAFAGSGCTMDQMTKIREQQESLAKLHFELAAAEEDSLEHGNEFNTNKAQENMLQLMQRLEQLSISIEQLQTSHTGL, from the exons ATGGAGCCCAACGATGAGGTGGTGGAACGCCAAAAGCTGGTGAACGATGTGGAAACGGAGGAGGAAGCACAAAGCGCACCGAAATCGGCCACACCCGCCTCGCCCGCCGTACCGAAT ATCAAAATCAAAGGAATATCCAGCGGCGAGACGACGCGCAGCAGAAACTCCGCATCCTGCTCCATCGAGAGGACGATATCCGAGAAGGAGAAGGACAAGAGCCAGGGCCAGGGTCAAGCTGCCACGAAGGTGACCTACGTGAATGAGcgccggccacgcccccaggCGCACGGCGGCAGTGGCGGGGGCGGCGGCGCCGGAGACGAAAGATTCGAGTTCAAGACGCGGCCGCGCAAACTGCTCAAAG ATCGCGATGAGTTGGAACCCACCCACAGCAGTGCCAACAGCTTGAACGCCATCACTTTGGTGAGCAGCGAGTGGCTAACACCTGATCCCACAGCCACAGCTACAAGCAACCACAACACCcccaagaacaacaacaacaacaacaacaacgataGCACGAAAcgcaacaataacaatcaGCACAACAATAGCAATCAGAACACACCGCGAACGCAGCGTCGCCAGAATCCCACAGCATCGATGCCAAACGCCAGTGTCCACAGCGATAAGTTCGACGATCGTCCAATTAAACATCATTCCTTTGTCTCCGAAGTTCCCGATGTGAAGCACATGGAAAGAGCCCTCCTCGGACTGCTGGATGACTTCCACTCCGGCAAGCTGAGGGCATTCG CAGGTTCCGGCTGCACAATGGATCAGATGACCAAGATCCGCGAGCAGCAGGAGAGCCTGGCCAAACTGCATTTCGAACTGGCTGCCGCCGAGGAGGATTCGCTGGAGCACGGCAACGAGTTCAACACCAACAAGGCGCAGGAGAATATGCTGCAGCTGATGCAGCGCCTGGAACAGCTGTCCATTTCCATCGAGCAGCTGCAGACGAGCCACACGGGTCTCTGA
- the LOC120458172 gene encoding integrator complex subunit 5-like protein isoform X2 has translation MEPNDEVVERQKLVNDVETEEEAQSAPKSATPASPAVPNIKIKGISSGETTRSRNSASCSIERTISEKEKDKSQGQGQAATKVTYVNERRPRPQAHGGSGGGGGAGDERFEFKTRPRKLLKDRDELEPTHSSANSLNAITLVSSEWLTPDPTATATSNHNTPKNNNNNNNNDSTKRNNNNQHNNSNQNTPRTQRRQNPTASMPNASVHSDKFDDRPIKHHSFVSEVPDVKHMERALLGLLDDFHSGKLRAFGSGCTMDQMTKIREQQESLAKLHFELAAAEEDSLEHGNEFNTNKAQENMLQLMQRLEQLSISIEQLQTSHTGL, from the exons ATGGAGCCCAACGATGAGGTGGTGGAACGCCAAAAGCTGGTGAACGATGTGGAAACGGAGGAGGAAGCACAAAGCGCACCGAAATCGGCCACACCCGCCTCGCCCGCCGTACCGAAT ATCAAAATCAAAGGAATATCCAGCGGCGAGACGACGCGCAGCAGAAACTCCGCATCCTGCTCCATCGAGAGGACGATATCCGAGAAGGAGAAGGACAAGAGCCAGGGCCAGGGTCAAGCTGCCACGAAGGTGACCTACGTGAATGAGcgccggccacgcccccaggCGCACGGCGGCAGTGGCGGGGGCGGCGGCGCCGGAGACGAAAGATTCGAGTTCAAGACGCGGCCGCGCAAACTGCTCAAAG ATCGCGATGAGTTGGAACCCACCCACAGCAGTGCCAACAGCTTGAACGCCATCACTTTGGTGAGCAGCGAGTGGCTAACACCTGATCCCACAGCCACAGCTACAAGCAACCACAACACCcccaagaacaacaacaacaacaacaacaacgataGCACGAAAcgcaacaataacaatcaGCACAACAATAGCAATCAGAACACACCGCGAACGCAGCGTCGCCAGAATCCCACAGCATCGATGCCAAACGCCAGTGTCCACAGCGATAAGTTCGACGATCGTCCAATTAAACATCATTCCTTTGTCTCCGAAGTTCCCGATGTGAAGCACATGGAAAGAGCCCTCCTCGGACTGCTGGATGACTTCCACTCCGGCAAGCTGAGGGCATTCG GTTCCGGCTGCACAATGGATCAGATGACCAAGATCCGCGAGCAGCAGGAGAGCCTGGCCAAACTGCATTTCGAACTGGCTGCCGCCGAGGAGGATTCGCTGGAGCACGGCAACGAGTTCAACACCAACAAGGCGCAGGAGAATATGCTGCAGCTGATGCAGCGCCTGGAACAGCTGTCCATTTCCATCGAGCAGCTGCAGACGAGCCACACGGGTCTCTGA
- the LOC120458172 gene encoding coiled-coil domain-containing protein 28B isoform X4 — protein MEPNDEVVERQKLVNDVETEEEAQSAPKSATPASPAVPNIKIKGISSGETTRSRNSASCSIERTISEKEKDKSQGQGQAATKVTYVNERRPRPQAHGGSGGGGGAGDERFEFKTRPRKLLKVPDVKHMERALLGLLDDFHSGKLRAFGSGCTMDQMTKIREQQESLAKLHFELAAAEEDSLEHGNEFNTNKAQENMLQLMQRLEQLSISIEQLQTSHTGL, from the exons ATGGAGCCCAACGATGAGGTGGTGGAACGCCAAAAGCTGGTGAACGATGTGGAAACGGAGGAGGAAGCACAAAGCGCACCGAAATCGGCCACACCCGCCTCGCCCGCCGTACCGAAT ATCAAAATCAAAGGAATATCCAGCGGCGAGACGACGCGCAGCAGAAACTCCGCATCCTGCTCCATCGAGAGGACGATATCCGAGAAGGAGAAGGACAAGAGCCAGGGCCAGGGTCAAGCTGCCACGAAGGTGACCTACGTGAATGAGcgccggccacgcccccaggCGCACGGCGGCAGTGGCGGGGGCGGCGGCGCCGGAGACGAAAGATTCGAGTTCAAGACGCGGCCGCGCAAACTGCTCAAAG TTCCCGATGTGAAGCACATGGAAAGAGCCCTCCTCGGACTGCTGGATGACTTCCACTCCGGCAAGCTGAGGGCATTCG GTTCCGGCTGCACAATGGATCAGATGACCAAGATCCGCGAGCAGCAGGAGAGCCTGGCCAAACTGCATTTCGAACTGGCTGCCGCCGAGGAGGATTCGCTGGAGCACGGCAACGAGTTCAACACCAACAAGGCGCAGGAGAATATGCTGCAGCTGATGCAGCGCCTGGAACAGCTGTCCATTTCCATCGAGCAGCTGCAGACGAGCCACACGGGTCTCTGA
- the LOC120458172 gene encoding coiled-coil domain-containing protein 28B isoform X3: MEPNDEVVERQKLVNDVETEEEAQSAPKSATPASPAVPNIKIKGISSGETTRSRNSASCSIERTISEKEKDKSQGQGQAATKVTYVNERRPRPQAHGGSGGGGGAGDERFEFKTRPRKLLKVPDVKHMERALLGLLDDFHSGKLRAFAGSGCTMDQMTKIREQQESLAKLHFELAAAEEDSLEHGNEFNTNKAQENMLQLMQRLEQLSISIEQLQTSHTGL, translated from the exons ATGGAGCCCAACGATGAGGTGGTGGAACGCCAAAAGCTGGTGAACGATGTGGAAACGGAGGAGGAAGCACAAAGCGCACCGAAATCGGCCACACCCGCCTCGCCCGCCGTACCGAAT ATCAAAATCAAAGGAATATCCAGCGGCGAGACGACGCGCAGCAGAAACTCCGCATCCTGCTCCATCGAGAGGACGATATCCGAGAAGGAGAAGGACAAGAGCCAGGGCCAGGGTCAAGCTGCCACGAAGGTGACCTACGTGAATGAGcgccggccacgcccccaggCGCACGGCGGCAGTGGCGGGGGCGGCGGCGCCGGAGACGAAAGATTCGAGTTCAAGACGCGGCCGCGCAAACTGCTCAAAG TTCCCGATGTGAAGCACATGGAAAGAGCCCTCCTCGGACTGCTGGATGACTTCCACTCCGGCAAGCTGAGGGCATTCG CAGGTTCCGGCTGCACAATGGATCAGATGACCAAGATCCGCGAGCAGCAGGAGAGCCTGGCCAAACTGCATTTCGAACTGGCTGCCGCCGAGGAGGATTCGCTGGAGCACGGCAACGAGTTCAACACCAACAAGGCGCAGGAGAATATGCTGCAGCTGATGCAGCGCCTGGAACAGCTGTCCATTTCCATCGAGCAGCTGCAGACGAGCCACACGGGTCTCTGA
- the LOC120458174 gene encoding cytochrome c oxidase subunit 7A1, mitochondrial encodes MALPDGLSNKMKVFQAVNELPVFLKGGPADKILFGVTAGLCGLGIVSFVHLVYTMGFTKKKA; translated from the exons ATGGCTCTACCCGATGGACTTTCCAACAAAATGAAGGTTTTCCAG GCCGTCAACGAGCTGCCCGTTTTTCTAAAGGGCGGACCAGCAGATAAGATTTTATTCGGCGTTACTGCTGGACTTTGTGGCCTTGGCATCGTTAGCTTTGTCCATTTGGTCTACACAATGGGATTCACCAAGAAGAAGGCCTAA